The genomic window ATTTAAGGCatatattaaaaatcaaaaaccaGCTGGATAAAAGTATATCTAAAGTATTTATTAAATGAACTATTAGGGAAGGACTTTCTCTGAATATATAGTGTGGCAAAAGTTTATGTTAAATTTTTACTTGTACAATGGTGTATAATACAAcacagtaataaataaaatgcattttttgcacatacaacaaacaaaatacagtatgcacacaaaaaaacaaacaacaacaaaaacatcccTCACATTGTTTAATCTTACCTGGGGCTTGGCTTGTTTTTAAAGTCATTGCAGCTGTTGATTGTTTGTCACGAGATGTTTCAGAGTTCAGCGTTGGAATCACTGTGTAGCTGAAGCACAAAGAAAAACTGTCACAGTTGTATGTAGCTACCTTTAtgctataaaataaaaacataataacgATTTAAAAAACTCTGACATTATGTGAAGTACCTATGTTTCTGGCATTATGTTGTTCTGTATGGTCGAACatatgttttattacttttccaCTCAGATCTAGCAAAGGGCAATGAGAAAGCCGACTAGTGCATTTGTGGATATTTATGGAAGACATATTAAAGGTTAAAAGGTTCTTGCAAGATATCACCCCCAAAactaaaaaattcaaaataactttcaaatgaatgttaaagAGATTCAAGTCATGGAAAGGAAAAGCAAACTTCAGTCAATTGCAGCAAATACTGTTTGTTTGGCAATCTTTACATCCGCCTACGGGCCTTGGGGCAGAGTTTCCCAACCTTTTGGTGCAAACCCCACAAGGATTTCCTAGTGTGtcaatattatcattattaactttatttatgtagcacttttgtggtgtgctttacaataaaacagcaaaataaaatgagagGAAACAATACTATttcaaaataatgagaaaaaagtagaaaataaaagaaaacagaataaaactaaaatatttacaaaatagTTAAAATAGGCATCCAATGggcataatttaaaaaaacaaactgatttaACTGGAAAAAGTAAGTATCAAATTTAATTCATTCGGCACTCCCTCTTTGGTCAGAAATATACTCAACATCACATGACTCAACTTGACCATGCAAGGGTCATGAGAACTTGGGAGACCTAAAATTGGGGTCACAGGCCAGAAACCCTGCCTGGGAGGTTCTACTCAAGTATCATTTACGTTGCTGTATGACATCAGCCTGTCAAAGTGGGGATGCCTTGCCTCCTGCAGACACTTGGGGACATGTTGGGACACTGTAAATGGGGAATGTGAAATCCCACCTACTGGCTGACTCTGCCTAACTGCCTGTGGAGTCAAGTGGCTGTGCCAGCAATTTAACTGCTCAGGATCCAAACATAGACAGGAGCAGAATGTCTTTGCATCAGACTGTTATGCCGATGCACATAACTGTAAATCTCTTTCATGACACCTAGTCTTAAAAAGTATGTTTTGCGCTGTGACTCTCGTTAGGCATCTAATCTAGAACTATCAGTAAAAGACTGAAAGGAAAACACAAACTCAAAGCTGACAAAACTGCTTTTCTTGACCAGTCATGTAGATTTGCTTgtgttgaaatgtgaaaaagcaCAAACTGTGTACTTCATTTGCTaatagaaaaacaatatttatccAGAAAGTTAAAATAAGATTCAGAAATTGTTTTTACCAAGCACTCAGCCATACAAACTGGTGATGACTATGACCTACTTTCACTGTTGCCCAAGAGACTTTTAGGCCAAGCACCAGTGTACAGCAGTGACCAAAAGCCTGTTAGTATAGGTTATTTTATCTATCTCTGAGTTAGTTGAGTAATTCTTTTGGTATCTCCAGAGCTGacaggcttttaatttgaacaaaATGGGCTGTATATCATGATGATAGCCATAAGGCTTTTTACATGGTCCTTTAATTTTTAGGACCAAGAGGAACACTGAAAACTGTGAACAAGGATATCTGACCTTGAAGATCTACAACCCAGCATAAAATGAAGACTTTGATGTGTCACACATTCTGCAGTGCAAACTGATCATAGGCTTCTGCTCAGTCCTTTGTTAGTCATGGGGAGCCAGAAGAATAAGTCACATTCCTCGCTGAAATATGGCACACTGATGTGATCTTGAGTCTCTGTATTATAGGGCGATTGCAAGAggttaattcatatttttttcattctacaCAGTATAAAAATCCTTGGACACTTGGAAACTGATTGTATGAAAATGGagattttaaaagctttaaatagTTCTGTAGACAgcttaaacattttttacacatttatatgaaatAAACAGGTGTCTGTagatctttttatttatcttaaaggttatctgacttttcctcttttcttagttattttgatttttgaagCAGCAGAATCAGATGCTTTGGCAACCTTTTAAAGCCAAACTAATGCTTATCTTGGCTTAATAAATGCTTGTAATAAAATCACAtacaataaaatgattattagattTATTACGCTACCTAATCACTCGTACTGCTATTTGTCTTAAACTagtttaatgtgaaataatcaTAGAGCTGATTGTACTAATGTAGTCTCCTAATGTTTGTCTCTCTCAACAAATGATGCCTTTCTGTCCTTCATTTGAATAATATTACATTTGCCTTGATTGGTACCACATATCGATTGAAACCTTACATCATGCAGGTTTCGGTCAcaccatttattttatttgcttttagtcatttgaaaaatttgataaattaCTGACACGCGAAatttgctgtttaaaaaaattaatcGCACTTACTTTCACTTCTTCGTCGTGTACGTTCAGCCATCCGTCTTCAACTTGTACtcttctatctatctatccagtATATCAAAGGTGACACCCCTTTTTGTTCGGTGATAAAATTCCCATAGGAAGCCTTACATGGGTAAAATGCAGTTGGGAAAAAAACCATATTGCAGCAGTAGTAAAGGGTGAAGGTTACTCTTACCCATCCCTATGAAAGTGATCACTTTGCAGTTAGCACTAGAAATACATTATGACTGTTCATTCAATCTGGTATGGGCCATATCAAGTCAACAGTTTTCCCCCATTACTattgacaatataaaataatgtgcagCATCATATACTAATATCAAGATTCACATTCCATCTGTTAGATTTAAATAAAGCTATGACACATTCTAGCATTATATCATTAATGTCAATCACATTAGTGATGGATATTGCTGTACATGATGTCCATGGTTGAGGCTTCATGATTTATGGATCCACAATAGACATGTACTGCAATTTCCCGCGTGCAAGAGGGAAAGCATCTCACCAAAAGGTTTCGACTGGCAGCATCACAAGGTCTCCAGAAATATGATCACTATGACCTTTATTGGTCAATAAACATTAACATGAGACATTTTATTTGGTAAAGTAATCTCTAGTTGATATAAATGAATTGGCCGTTCCAATTAGCCTTTGAAAGTATCAACTGAAATTCTCACAGCATGCTTGTGGTATTTGGTGAGTCACATTGGACCTGGGGTGGCATTACAAAAAGGTGGTTGCTCATGGTGTGATGGTGTGTTGTATTCGTTGCACTGAGCAGAATTTTGGGTTCACATTGTCAGAGGTTAAACAAGCATGACTTATCCAGACAGTTTGAATAGTCACCCTGACCTCATAAAAGAGACTGTGACATTACTGCAAGAAAAACCTGATGACACGAGTGGAGAATCAACACAAATATCACCTCTGACCAGGCAGAGGAAATGAGGTAAGCACTTTTACATAAAGGTATATTAACAACTGTACTAAATGTTAAAGGTAGAACAATGCCGCATTATTCTACTATTATCAGTCAGCATAAGGTCATCAGATAAAATAGGAATTCTCATCTTGGCTGTGCTATTTAGTCAAAGGGCTATATCCAACAGCTTCCCTGCTCTGTAAAGATGTCACATGATGGACGTTATAGACTTGATTTATGTTGGCCTTGTCAGTAAAATATAGTATGTAATgtgaatgtacagtaccagtcaaacattGGAGACATCTTCCTATTCCCTAATATGcccaaacctttgactggtactttatatattgtATGGATGTATGAAtcctttattttaaatatgtacatattaTCAGTTGAACATAGTTGTCTCACCCAAAGACTCAGTTATCTGACTATAGATATAAAAAGGACTAATTTCAAGTTTGCAGTAGGGATCTTCTTATTTACTGGGTAGCTCAGGTGGATATATATGGAAATGCAATGAAAATGTGTGCTCAGTTCCCAGGGGCTTAATGTGGTAATGTGATGTACATGGTGTCGTGGGCTCAGATGTTGGAGCCATGTGCAATTGGAAACACATGCGGGAAACATCTGTTGCCTTAATGATGGCCACTGAGTTTGTTTCTGCCAGTGAAGTTGGTGAAGAATATTTTCAaagttattaataaaaacagaatttctgtgataaacaagataaaaaagaaCACTACACACGATGGACAGTTTGTTGATTTATTGCAGTTGTTACAAGAGATTTGTCCTattgttttctgaaaaaaactgacaaatgtcttttaattttagtttgtCACTTCACTCCTGCTGtatatgatgatgatatatCCCGATGACAATTGCAAATCAgtaacatttcaaataaattaaataagtTAGCATTTAGACTATTTTAGATAGTTTTTCTAGGAGTTCAGAGAATAGTATCACACACTTTCAATACAATCTATGCAGTACaccaaaacatttcacattcactTTCACTGTGTTTTCCAAAACATTTCAGTAAGAGGAAGCACATCATAATGCCTTAATGCCACTTCAATCtgtggagaaaaagaagagagaaaacaatcaagacaaaaataaactaGAACAATTTCTTCAGAAAAAATAACAACTCTTAAGTTAAGCCTTACCTCTCACAGTAAGTTTAGTAGAACACTCTGCCTTGCCCAAAGAGTTGACTGCAACAACCCTATATTCACCGCCGTCATTTTCTCGGACTCTGAGAATATACATGGAGCACACACCACATGAGTTGGTGATGTAATAGTTTTTGTCTGAGTTGATGCAGGTGTTGTTGAGGTACCAGGACACATTGGGTGTAGGACATCCTCTGACAGCACATGTCATGTAGAGTTGGTAACCTTTAGGTGGTGTGTGGACCTTCAGAGGGACCAAGATGGATGGGGGCCTCTCAAAGCTTATCTCCATTGAACTAACTCCATTTGATGATATTGGAacttaagagaaaaaaaaaaattaaagagagaaatgtttgaaaaGATCATTTAGGTCACATGGCAATTGTGTCATCCAGAATCCAGAAATTTCAGACATTCATTTGTATTACCCAAGtctgaaatatacatttttgtggCTTCCACGCAATGAAGTAATCAGAGATTTCAAAGATTAATGACATTGATTGAACTTTGGAGTTGggggaaaacaaaaacaagactaacAGTTTAGAGCCATGCCAGGAACCATGTGAGGCTGCACTTAGGAATGGCAGTGATTGGAGCTAAACGCTGATGTCCACATGGCAATAtattcacaatgacaatgctaaaatGCCTGTTTTAAGCAGGTAATGTTTGCCATGGTCATAATCTTAGTGTCAGTGTGCTGGCATGCTAGCATTTGCAAATTAGCTCTGAACACAAAGCACAGAATCATCAGTCGTTTTTCAGTTATTTGGTCATAACCTAAAATATTGGACTCggaatttaaattttgacctgatgatggaaCAGGATACATTATCTAGAAACCATAGATTTCTGTGTCAAATTTTGTCCCAGTCCATGTATTtggagatatttcactggatgaTTAAAAAGCTTGATGTGCAGGTGGcaccagatgaaaagtcaagggattATCAAAGTCATTAAGGGtcatcttctggggaccatgaatttctgtaaaaaaaatcattgcaatccatccagtatTTTTCATGATATTACACTCTGGACAAAAGTGGTGTACCCACCGATTGATTGACCAACATTGCCTTTCTTATCTCTTAAGCCCTTTTTTACACAGCCAAACTCAAATTTGCTCAAAATTTGTATTGTTACCACCATGGTGGTGTCAGTCGCTGTGTACTTATTTACAGATTTCACAGATTATTTACCGTAAGGAATAATAATATATagaatatacagaatataaagGAGAATATATAGAATTTCATCAAGTTGAACAAGTTATTAGTGGACTACTAAGTGATAGGGGAACATACAACACAAGAGACGTTCTGATGATGACATAATGGTGAAATCATTACACCATTATATCTATTGTATGCCCCTTGTAAACATAACTGAATATATAAACCCACCTCTGTTGCTGTTGGCACCCCATGTAGGTGACTGAGATGGATCTGAGAGGCCCATATCATTCTTGGCATAGACCCGGAAATGGTATTCTATCCCAGGGAGAATGTTGTGGGCTGTGTAGGTGTTAGCAAAGAGGCGGTCTGCTACAGTCTTCCACATTCTGGTGTTAGAGTCATGTTGAGACACCACGTAGTACAGTCGATCGTCAAGCTCTTGGTCTGGAGAGGGAACCCATGATACTGCCACTTTGCCATAGACTGTTTGCTCCAGCTCCACTGGCCCTGGGCACTTGGGTTCATCTAGGAACAAAGAACATAAGATGTAgagtttaatttgttttgagtGAACAAACAACAACTGTTGCTTAACCTTTATCCTGCCTttgttgtaaaatttaaaacagtACTTACATTTTCACTGATTTTATTATAATATGGCTGCTGTATATCTGTAAATCTATGTAATCGTACCTTAAATTTACTTAGGAATTCCCCTGCTGTGGGGGGTTTTGTCAGGACTATATTTGCAATTGACAGCTGGCATAAGATAATAATCCACAAATCATATCCTCTTACTGCATGTCACTCAGTAAGAATTACATTTCTCAATGCACCTGCAAGTGTTCAGTGTTAATTAGGGTTTGACATTAGTTTGCCAATACACTGGTGTGATAAATGCATTTAATTGGCTAAATATTACCTAGTCAGTATTGTCCACTGttgataaaacacattttcttcatcACAAGAACACTAAACAATGCAAAGGTCATTTAATGCTTAATGTAAAATTGATTCCTAATTtccagaaaataaataaaatgtatttacagttAATATCAGTGCAAAATTCTTGCTATCAGAagttttaatgcaaaaatacacTACTGTTATTCCACATCATTTTAGGACTAATTATAGTGTAAAAGCTTGCTTTTTACTTACCTGTGACTCTAACCTCAACGTCAAAGAAAGCCTCACCCACAGAGTTTTTGGCTTTAATAGTGTAGATGGCTGAATCTGAGCGCTTTGATGAAGGAATAACAAGCTGAGACATTCCCTCTGTATTGATGACATTAATCCACGGGGCTATTGGCTCATCATCCTTCAGCCAGGTGATGTGAGGTGGAGGTTCAGCCTGGGGATATCAATGTCAGATAAATGAGTGTGAGGCATATGCAGTCATGTCACACTGTAGCAAACTCATGACTCAAGATTATGACGTGGCTGGAATGGGAGAGTAAATATGGAATCCAGAACTGGCTTGTTAAGATGGTTTTATGATTTATACCAAGGAGGAAGGGTTCGGTTTCCATGCCAGCATTTAGGTTTATTCATACCTCATAAGAAATCTTGACACGCACAGAATTTCCTGCCCTGACAACAAGGAAGTCCTCTGGGTCCTTAAAACAAGGTCTCACtggatggaaacacaaacaaaacagaaaatgcaaagCGGAAATAAGAAATTATCTGCATAACAAAGTTAAATCATTAATATGCACAGCAAAGGAAGTTAACTTACTGTTGGGATTCTTTGCACACGCCATTGCGGAGGGAGGGCTCGCATCTCCTGCTCCTGATTCATTGATCGCTGAAACTCTGAATTCATACTCTGCTCCCTCAGTGACATCTTTAACTGCATAGTTCACATCTGAAAATAAGGTGAATAACAAGGTAaggataaaaatacaataaaaagaaGATAATTGTCCTACATAATAGTATGCTTTTGTTCTGACAAACCTTCAATAGGTTCATTAATTGCATTCAGGGCAAGCCACTGATTTGTGTCCTTCTTTCGTTTCTCCACTTGGTAACCAATGATTGGTACTCCTTTGTCATCCTCCGGAGGGGTCCACGTCAAGTTGATACAGGTCTTAGAGGTACTTACCACTTTGGGTTTTCCAGGTGGACCAGAAAGTACTAAAGAATGACAAGTAGTCTGAGTTATCTAGTATGCTCATTTTCAATAATTAAGAAGTAATTAAAGACATGGAATAAATCAACGACATTATTACTGGAGGATATCCCAAAAATTCCTCTCAGAGATATAGCAACTATTACAGCAATGATAAAAGGTGGACTTTCAACAGTGACTAAATAGTGCCAGTGATAAACGATTTGAAGCCAGCACAAAACCTATCCAGaagcattttcatttattacaaCCTGAGGGAGATTAACATGGGATTTGCTGAGGACTGCTAAATGAGACTTCTTTTTTCTACACTCACTCATTATGCCAGCCATAATGCTATCAGCTGTCTCCAGGGAGTCACTGAGGCCCTGAGGGTTTTCTGCATAGATGCGGTAGCTGTATTTCTTTCCATGAGTCACATTCCTGTCTCTAAAGGAGGTCTTCTCTGCTGAGACATCCCCGAGTTTTGTCCACAGACTATGCCCTCTTTCCTGCCGTTCTATAATGTAGTTGGTGACAGCAGAGCCACCATCGTCTTTTGGAGGGTTCCATTTAATTTCAATTACAGATGAAGTGGTCTCGACAGTCTCCACTGGACCCTCCGGTGGACCTGGACGATCTGTAAGAAAAATGTGGTTTTGTTACCTTTTAAATGAAGTGACAGAAATGTGACTAAGGTGTaagttttgtttatgtttgaacATGGCTGTTGATGGTATTTGTATCTCTCAgtatttctcacttttctcaTTAGATTTCCCTATGTTTTCGTACCAAGCACAATAAGCTGAGATGTGGCCTCCACAGCTCCAAATGGGTTTTTAAGTTGGATTTTTATTTCCCCCGTGTCTGACCGCAGGCAGTCTCTGAGAAGCAGCCGACTGTGATTGGGCTCCCTCACAATCTTAACTCCTCCTCCGTCTTTCAGCTCAGTGCCATCCTTAAACCAGCTGACCGTCAAAGACTCCTGAGGTTGAAAAGGCATCTTGAAAGCAGCGTTCTGGCCCACTCTTACTATCACAGGTTTGGAGAACTTGTGAAGGTCGTCTTCGTCAAATTCAGGCACATCTATGAGACACAAGGTGTCAGTTTAATACACAAGAGCTGTTGTGTCACTTATATTCTACAATATACGGAAGTAAAATATACCTCCGACTGTGATCCTTCCTTCCGTACTGAGATCCCCTGATACAAAACGAAGGAGTCCAGAGTCTGTATCTCTGCAGCTGTGAATTGTCAGCTTGTGAATGTTTGCATCTTTGGTTATGCTGATCCCACCACCGGATTTTAACTAGCAAATCAAGAGTGAAAAGGAGAACTTCATTCTTTTTCAGGTTAcacaacaaacattaaaaaaggaaaagaaaaatatccaaTATGGCAGTTCCATAAGCGTAAGACTTATGTTATGTATGtcattcatgtttatgtttataatgTTGGCAATGTAGTAATTGAAAGCTTCTCTTACTCTTGCACTCAGATAATCAAAATGAAAGTGTCAGACAAATTTGCAAAATGCtaaatgtgcatttaaatgtaGTTATTTATGAACTTTACTGGCTCTCCATCTTTGAACCAGGCGCCGTCGCAGTCAGTGTTCATCTTCACAGTTAATTCTGCTGGCTGTCCACGAGTAGCAAGGATATCAGAGAGTCCAGAGGTAATTCCAGGCTCTGGGTAACATAAAACAAAGTTACTTTCCACTTAACATTTTCATGTGGAGCAGCTTTCAGtttaaaactatatatatactgtataaagtccccaagaaaaaaacagttaccAATTTACGCTTCTCTCTTCTAATCATTAAGATTAGATTGGTGATGCAATAGTTCATCAGTATCAAAGATTTCCTTGCCAATTATATCACAATTGTACATTACGTGAAGGAAAATATTGTAATGCCTGTGAATTCTACCActatgtaaaaagaaaaaatagtgaGGAATTGAGAGTATAATCTTACCTTGCACCACTAGTACAacctgcatttgttttttttaaataaaaaacagtgcATTCCAATAACTAATACAGTGCATGGCTTAAATATTAGATTACTGTGATCTAGTTAGAAAGTTTATGATACACAAGTTACAGCAAGAGAAATGACATCAAAGGTGAGCACAATGACAAGCAACAAACAAAGTACTATAAGGCTTTGCAAACAATGTTAACAGAGGCCAGATGAGCTCCCAAGTATATTAAGAAAGTGTTACCACATTCGGGTTATAAAGGATCTCCTGTTATTTCACATTTATGAATTGGCCTTCTAAGAGGAGCTATAGTAAATTTACAGGATTAAGATTTTACAGAGAATTAAATAATTTGATTAGATATtgaaaagtaataataaaaataaattagtttttttaacttttgtgtTACTAATGCAGATAACAGTTATTTGCTTAGTGCTTATTTGCTTAGTACTTTTTCAGTATTAAATATCTGGTATACCACCTCCTGCATCTGCAAGTGGTTCATCTTGCCTTGCACCACCACTGGCTTCCTCAGCTGAGTGGCCTAACAGTAATAACAATAGTAAGTCATTTAAACTTGACTCAGTAAGTTACTCCCTCATTGTGTGAGAGCAGtaccacatacatacatacattttgtacatacatacatacatacctaCATACATATGTGATGTGCCTTTACATATACATAGAGTAACCTAtaattacacataaacacacacacatactaacacacacgcatgcacacatacatgtaaacacacaaactggtTTCTCTATCTTTATGGGGACGTTCCctgatacacacatacaaacacacacacacacacacatacatagtgTCATTtctgattttcaaaataaaagccactGTATCTTAACAGGAAGCTCAGGAtgaggctgtttttaaaaataaaagaccCCAACTGCCACTGTGTGTTAACATGAAACTAGGGATGGACCtagtttttcaaaataagatcCCTAGGATCTGATATTAATACAAAGAATTTCTtctttcacagttttaaaacattatttttctgcTTCCAGCTTTGAGAGTTTATCATTTGACTTCAGCTGTTTCAGCAGCATGTTTTAGCTCTTAGCTTCTTCAGCTAATGCACATCAGCTCTCAGCCCCAGCATTACCTTTCAGCTTCCAAGTTTTCGAACCAATACATTTCAGTTGATATCAGCTGttttttcagccattttcaGCATTGCTTCGGCAATTTCTTTCACCTTTTGACTTCAGATGTATTTGAGCTTTCATCATTCACAGCAGgttgcagtggcagcagcagtagcaacaGATGGCAGCACCAACAGCTTCTAGCTCTCACGCATTTTCTGAAATGCGtgtctgcagaaaatgcagactgCTGCAACTACTCTCTGTATGCTCCGCTGTTGTTTCTCTTACCACCTCCTGCATCTTCAAGTGggaggtgcagcagcagcagcaactaaCAGCTTCCAGCTCTCACACGCATTTTCTGAAATGCGTGTCTGCAGAAAACGCAGACTACTGCATCTATTTTCTATATGCtcagctgttgtttctcttaCCACCTCCTGCGTCTGCAAGTGATCCATCTTGCTTTGCACCGCCACTGGCTTTCCCAGCTGAGTGGCCtaacagtaataacaacagTAGGTCATTTAAACTTGATTCAGTAAATTACTCCCTCATTGTGTGAGAGCAGTACCACATACACATAGGCCTATACAGTCTGTatatagatacatacatacatatatatacatgttgTGCCTGTACGTACACATAAAGTAACACATAAttacacaggaacacacacacgcgcacacacacacacacacacagggtgatatttctgatatttcaaattaaaagccacTGTATCTTAACAAGAAGCTTGGGATGAGGCatttttttcaaactaaaagCTCAGCAGAAGgctatttttcaaaataaaagccccatATAGTAACTGTATTTTAAGACGCTTGGGATGAagcttgtttttcaaaataaaagacaccAACTGCCACTGTGTGTTAACAGGAAACTAGGAATGGACCTAATTATTCAAAATAAGATCCCTTGTATCAGATATTAATACAAAGAATTTCttctttcacagtttttcagacaTTATATTTCTGCTTCCAGCATTGAGAGTATATCATTTGATTTCAGCTGTTTAAGCAACATGTTTTAGCGCTCAGCTTCTTCAGCTAATACACTTCAACTCTCAACTCCAGCTTTACCTTTCAGCTTCCAAGTTTTCAAAGCAATACAGCTCTCACACGCATTTTCTGAAATGCATGTGTGCAGAAAATGCAGACTACTGCATGTACTTTCTGTATGCTCCACTGTCGTTTCTCTTACCACCTCCTGCATCTTCAAGTGggaggtgcagcagcagcagctaaaagCCTCCAGCTCTCACtcacattttctgaaatgcgtgtctgcagaaaatgcagactgCTGCATCTACTTTCTATGTGCTCCACTGTTGTTTCTCTTACCACCTCCTGCATCTTCAAGTGggaggtgcagcagcagcagcagctaacagcttccAGCTTCGAGCTCTCACAcgcattttctgaaatgtgcACACGCATTTTCTGAAATGCGtgtctgcagaaaatgcagactACTGCATCTGTTTTCTATATGCTGAACTGTTGTTTCTCTCACCACCTCCTGCATCTGCAAGTGATCCATCTTGCCTTGAGCCGCCACTGGCTTCCTCAGCTGAGTGGCCTAACAGTAATAACAATAGTAAATCATTTACACTTGATTCAGTAAATTACTCCCTCATTGTATGAGAGCAATACCATATatagacatacatacatacatacatacatatatacatgttGTGCCTGTACGTACACATAAAGTAACACATAattacacagaaacagacacatacacacaaatacacaaatacacacacacacacacacgcacacacacacagtgtcatttctcattttcataataaaagccaCTGTATCTTAACAAGAAGCTCTGTatgaggctttttttaaaagaaaaataaaagcccATAGAGTAACTGTATCTTAAGAGGAAGTTCCTGATGAGGctcttttttcaaaataaaagcctcaTAGAATAAATATATGTTCAGGAAACACAGcatgaagctgtttttcaaaataaagcccCATAGAATAACTATTTTAAAAAGACGCTCAGGATAAGGTTtggtttttcaaaataaaagactcCAAATGCCACCGTGTGTTAACAGGAAACTAGGGATGGACCTAGTTTGTCAAAATAAGATCCCTAGGATCTGATATTAATGCAAAGAATTTCTTCCTTCACAGTTTTAAGACATTACATTTCTGCTTCCAGCTTTGAGAGTATATCATTTGATTTCAGCTGTTCCAGCAACAT from Thunnus maccoyii chromosome 3, fThuMac1.1, whole genome shotgun sequence includes these protein-coding regions:
- the igfn1.4 gene encoding immunoglobulin-like and fibronectin type III domain-containing protein 1 isoform X9, which produces MFKRTKVTDGTATGQVGFRKKSKVPGVMITQYIEKLPEGKSHPDFTRKPIALTIQEGKFAFFKAIVTGDPKPTVVWSRNNGDVSDPARYQSKYDPNSNEHTFEMPHVKPDQADTYKCFAKNEYGQAMVTVVLNVIEVGFKMTKAPQQQAEVANCNFKKVLKRRSKVVPKAEEPEKKEGEIDPKFWELLMSADKKDYERICAEFGVTDFRWMLKKLNEMKREREEEQAEFVKNLSDLKPIHINADGTASFELEFDLLDPSSSIYLYKDGEMIPYTKELGDKMKHCLRKVGRKYIFSMRDLMPEDAGFYQLDVEDVNMFSTDFKMVDFLVKIQEVKAMEREDAVFECVISAPLSKLMWFGKNMPLEQGDKYDIEVSEDKLIHRLVVKDCMVVDKGIYAACAGIKSCNAWLVVEADKGAPKGKKSARKTTRAGGSGTDLQKVAQEQQQKLDKEREERKEKIKAAREAAAEAAAAEEPEKTADSGAGKDKGAAVEVERIDKTSVAATTTVAGDSGSGHSAGKASGGAKQDGSHADAGGHSAGKASGGARKDGSIADAGGGHSAGKASGGAKQDGSHADAGGGHSAGKASGGAKQDGSPADAGGGHSAGKASGGAKQDGSHADAGGGHSAGKASGGAKQDGSHADAGGGHSAGKASGGAKQDGSHADAGGGHSAGKASGGAKQDGSHADAGGGHSAGKASGGAKQDGSHADAGGGHSAGKASGGAKQDGSPADAGGGHSAEEASGGSRQDGSLADAGGGHSAGKASGGAKQDGSLADAGGEPGITSGLSDILATRGQPAELTVKMNTDCDGAWFKDGEPLKSGGGISITKDANIHKLTIHSCRDTDSGLLRFVSGDLSTEGRITVGDVPEFDEDDLHKFSKPVIVRVGQNAAFKMPFQPQESLTVSWFKDGTELKDGGGVKIVREPNHSRLLLRDCLRSDTGEIKIQLKNPFGAVEATSQLIVLDRPGPPEGPVETVETTSSVIEIKWNPPKDDGGSAVTNYIIERQERGHSLWTKLGDVSAEKTSFRDRNVTHGKKYSYRIYAENPQGLSDSLETADSIMAGIMILSGPPGKPKVVSTSKTCINLTWTPPEDDKGVPIIGYQVEKRKKDTNQWLALNAINEPIEDVNYAVKDVTEGAEYEFRVSAINESGAGDASPPSAMACAKNPNMRPCFKDPEDFLVVRAGNSVRVKISYEAEPPPHITWLKDDEPIAPWINVINTEGMSQLVIPSSKRSDSAIYTIKAKNSVGEAFFDVEVRVTDEPKCPGPVELEQTVYGKVAVSWVPSPDQELDDRLYYVVSQHDSNTRMWKTVADRLFANTYTAHNILPGIEYHFRVYAKNDMGLSDPSQSPTWGANSNRVPISSNGVSSMEISFERPPSILVPLKVHTPPKGYQLYMTCAVRGCPTPNVSWYLNNTCINSDKNYYITNSCGVCSMYILRVRENDGGEYRVVAVNSLGKAECSTKLTVRD